In one window of Canis lupus baileyi chromosome 34, mCanLup2.hap1, whole genome shotgun sequence DNA:
- the B3GALT1 gene encoding beta-1,3-galactosyltransferase 1 — MASKVSCLYVLTVVCWASALWYLSITRPTSSYTGSKPFSHLTVARKNFTFGNIRTRPINPHSFEFLINEPNKCEKSIPFLVILISTTHKEFDARQAIRETWGDENNFKGIKIATLFLLGKNADPVLNQMVEQESQIFHDIIVEDFIDSYHNLTLKTLMGMRWVATFCSKAKYVMKTDSDIFVNMDNLIYKLLKPSTKPRRRYFTGYVINGGPIRDVRSKWYMPRDLYPDSNYPPFCSGTGYIFSADVAELIYKTSLHTRLLHLEDVYVGLCLRKLGIHPFQNSGFNHWKMAYSLCRYRRVITVHQISPEEMHRIWNDMSSKKHLRC; from the coding sequence ATGGCTTCAAAGGTCTCCTGTCTATATGTTTTGACAGTTGTGTGCTGGGCCAGCGCCCTCTGGTATCTGAGTATAACTCGTCCCACTTCCTCCTACACTGGCTCCAAGCCATTCAGCCACCTAACAGTTGCCAGGAAAAACTTCACCTTTGGCAACATAAGAACTCGACCTATAAACCCACATTCTTTTGAATTCCTCATAAATGAGCCCAACAAATGTGAGAAAAGCATTCCTTTCCTGGTTATCCTCATCAGCACCACCCACAAAGAATTCGATGCCCGCCAGGCAATCCGAGAGACGTGGGGGGACGAGAACAACTTCAAAGGTATCAAGATAGCCACGCTCTTCCTCCTGGGCAAGAACGCCGATCCCGTTCTGAATCAGATGGTGGAGCAGGAGAGCCAGATCTTCCACGACATTATCGTGGAGGACTTCATCGACTCCTACCATAACCTTACCCTCAAAACATTAATGGGAATGAGATGGGTGGCCACTTTTTGTTCAAAAGCCAAGTATGTCATGAAAACCGACAGTGACATTTTTGTCAACATGGACAACCTGATTTATAAGCTACTAAAACCCTCCACCAAGCCAAGAAGAAGGTATTTTACTGGCTATGTCATCAACGGAGGGCCGATCCGGGACGTCCGCAGCAAGTGGTACATGCCCAGGGATTTGTACCCTGACAGTAACTACCCACCGTTCTGTTCGGGGACTGGCTATATCTTTTCAGCTGATGTAGCTGAGCTCATCTATAAGACCTCACTCCATACAAGGCTGCTTCACCTTGAAGATGTATACGTGGGACTCTGTCTTCGAAAACTGGGCATACATCCTTTCCAGAACAGTGGCTTCAATCACTGGAAAATGGCCTACAGTTTGTGTAGGTATCGCCGAGTTATCACCGTGCATCAGATCTCTCCAGAAGAAATGCACAGAATCTGGAATGACATGTCAAGCAAGAAACATCTCAGATGTTAG